In a genomic window of Alcanivorax sp.:
- a CDS encoding alanine racemase, whose protein sequence is MKRRGFLVGLGALAAGGWLLRPGNQGTPHTPYFQAINDHLRNAGPGRPLMLVDQQRLVRNCHTLKAMLPSRCALRIVAKSLPSVPMIQTVMRETGSDRVMVFHQPFMNALADAEPGVDMLLGKPMPVQAARQFYNELAGDFDADLQLQWLIDSQQRLQQYLQLAKTLDRRLNINIELDVGLHRGGLGDPGQLDAMISLIQAHPAHLRFSGFMGYDAHVGKLPGFIQSAEEGHRETEAIYQRFIERLYQLAPAYRNENLCFNGGGSPTIGLYDDSTVVNELAAGSCLVKASDFDLPLLADFKPAVFIAAPVLKQWDGLNLPGPLPLGELWQRWDPNRRQTYFIYGGYWKATPISPAGIRENGVYGHSTNQMMFNGSPDTALQVDDQLFLRPTQSEFVLLQFGDLAVWQDGAIQDWWPPLTQGQGA, encoded by the coding sequence ATGAAGCGCCGTGGATTTCTGGTCGGGCTGGGGGCCCTGGCCGCAGGCGGCTGGCTGCTGCGCCCGGGTAATCAGGGTACACCGCATACACCCTACTTCCAGGCCATCAACGACCACCTGCGTAACGCAGGCCCCGGCCGGCCGCTGATGCTGGTGGACCAGCAACGGCTGGTGCGTAATTGCCACACCCTGAAAGCCATGCTGCCGTCCCGCTGCGCGTTGCGCATCGTGGCCAAATCCCTGCCCAGTGTGCCGATGATACAAACGGTGATGCGCGAGACTGGCAGCGACCGGGTGATGGTATTCCACCAGCCTTTCATGAATGCGTTGGCCGACGCAGAACCCGGCGTGGACATGCTGCTGGGCAAGCCCATGCCAGTACAGGCCGCCCGGCAGTTCTACAACGAGCTGGCCGGCGACTTCGATGCGGACCTGCAGCTCCAGTGGCTGATCGACTCCCAGCAACGGCTACAGCAATACCTGCAGCTGGCCAAGACCCTGGACCGGCGCCTGAACATCAATATCGAACTGGACGTAGGTCTGCACCGGGGCGGCCTCGGCGACCCGGGCCAGCTCGATGCAATGATCAGCCTGATTCAGGCCCACCCGGCCCATCTGCGCTTCAGTGGTTTCATGGGCTACGACGCCCACGTGGGCAAGCTACCCGGCTTCATTCAAAGCGCCGAAGAAGGCCACCGGGAAACCGAAGCCATCTATCAGCGCTTTATCGAACGCCTCTACCAGTTGGCACCGGCCTACCGGAATGAAAACCTGTGTTTCAACGGCGGCGGCAGCCCCACCATCGGCCTCTACGACGACAGCACCGTGGTCAACGAACTGGCCGCCGGTTCCTGCCTGGTCAAGGCCAGCGACTTCGACCTGCCCTTACTGGCGGATTTCAAACCCGCCGTGTTTATCGCCGCGCCGGTGCTCAAGCAATGGGACGGTCTGAACCTGCCAGGACCGCTACCGCTGGGGGAGCTGTGGCAACGCTGGGACCCGAATCGCCGCCAGACCTATTTCATCTACGGCGGTTACTGGAAGGCCACGCCGATTTCCCCGGCGGGCATTCGCGAGAATGGCGTTTACGGTCACAGCACCAACCAGATGATGTTCAACGGCAGCCCGGATACCGCCCTGCAGGTAGACGACCAGCTGTTCCTGCGTCCTACCCAAAGCGAATTCGTACTCCTGCAGTTCGGCGACCTGGCCGTGTGGCAAGACGGTGCCATCCAGGACTGGTGGCCACCGCTGACCCAGGGCCAAGGCGCCTGA
- a CDS encoding D-arabinono-1,4-lactone oxidase has protein sequence MALLDSIDRRHFLKALASTGATGALAPQALMAETDKAPAWQNWSGNQSANPANLVFPASEEQLRQTLRDSTGTIRPFGGSHSFSAVVPSDDTLLSLEALAGLRGQDGNVLTYGGGTRLAMASAQADSMGYSFSNEPDINLQSLAGAIATSTHGTGSNLQSLSGQVESLRLILPDGEALNLTRDDGDTFLAARCSVGALGVVSEVGFRHEPAYRLKERTWTLPLQEAMDFVEREKDNVRHIEFFAFPLGEQAIVKTMEITDDPDDSSEREDSNDLLELVCKLAMRAGWLTPNLQKLVTLFVEDNTYVGPAHKVFANRRTVRFNEMEYTVPSEDGIACLQEVCETIRKQDINVFFPIEFRYVAADDSLLSMYHERPGASLSIHQYFAQDYQPLFTAVEPILRRYAGRPHWGKLHTLGQRELRELYPAFDRFQTVRRELDPQGRMLNQHLTTLFGETG, from the coding sequence ATGGCCTTGTTGGATTCCATTGACCGACGCCATTTTCTGAAAGCTTTGGCCAGTACCGGGGCCACCGGAGCGCTGGCACCCCAGGCCCTGATGGCCGAGACGGATAAAGCACCAGCCTGGCAGAACTGGTCCGGCAACCAGAGCGCCAATCCGGCCAATCTGGTCTTTCCTGCCAGCGAGGAACAGCTGCGCCAGACCCTGCGTGACAGCACCGGCACCATTCGCCCCTTTGGTGGCAGCCATTCATTCAGTGCCGTGGTACCCAGTGATGACACCCTGCTTTCCCTGGAAGCCCTGGCCGGCCTGCGCGGCCAGGACGGCAATGTCCTCACCTACGGTGGCGGCACCCGGCTGGCCATGGCCAGCGCCCAGGCCGACAGCATGGGTTACAGCTTCAGCAACGAACCGGACATCAACCTGCAGTCCCTGGCCGGCGCCATTGCCACCAGCACCCATGGCACCGGCAGCAATCTGCAGAGCCTGTCCGGCCAGGTAGAAAGCCTGCGCCTGATCCTCCCCGACGGCGAGGCTCTGAACCTGACCCGGGACGACGGCGATACCTTTCTAGCCGCCCGCTGCAGTGTCGGCGCCCTGGGCGTGGTCAGCGAGGTCGGTTTTCGACACGAACCCGCCTACCGTCTTAAGGAACGCACCTGGACCCTGCCCCTGCAGGAGGCCATGGATTTCGTGGAGCGGGAAAAAGACAACGTCCGCCATATCGAATTCTTTGCCTTCCCGCTGGGCGAGCAGGCCATCGTCAAGACCATGGAAATCACTGACGACCCCGACGACAGCAGCGAACGGGAAGACAGCAATGATCTGTTGGAGCTGGTTTGCAAGCTGGCCATGCGCGCCGGCTGGCTGACCCCGAACCTGCAGAAACTGGTCACCCTGTTCGTGGAAGACAACACCTATGTCGGCCCTGCCCACAAGGTGTTCGCCAACCGTCGCACGGTCCGTTTCAATGAAATGGAATACACGGTGCCGTCAGAAGATGGCATCGCCTGCCTGCAGGAAGTCTGCGAGACCATTCGCAAGCAGGATATCAATGTGTTCTTCCCCATCGAGTTCCGCTACGTGGCCGCCGATGACAGCCTGTTGTCTATGTACCACGAGCGCCCCGGAGCCAGCCTGTCCATCCACCAGTATTTCGCACAGGACTATCAACCCCTGTTCACGGCGGTCGAGCCAATCCTTCGCCGCTACGCCGGTCGCCCGCACTGGGGCAAGTTGCATACCCTGGGCCAGCGAGAACTGCGTGAGTTGTATCCCGCCTTTGATCGCTTTCAGACCGTGCGCCGGGAGCTGGACCCACAGGGTCGGATGCTGAACCAACATCTGACAACCCTGTTTGGAGAAACCGGATGA
- the ubiD gene encoding 4-hydroxy-3-polyprenylbenzoate decarboxylase, with the protein MKYRDLRDFLQQLEQLGELKRITAPVNPNLEMTEICDRTLRAGGPALLFENPVGFGTPVLGNLFGTERRVALGMGRESVEELRELGELLAFLKEPEPPKGMRDAWEKLPVFRKVLSMSPKLRGSGPCQEKVLEGDAVDLYQLPIQTCWPGDAGPLVTWPLVITRGPNKERQNLGIYRQQLIGRNKLIMRWLSHRGGALDFQEWQQQHPGEPFPVAVALGADPATILGAVTPVPDTLSEYAFAGLLRGSKTELVECIGNDLQVPASAEFVLEGHIYPDEMAEEGPFGDHTGYYNEVERFPVFTVERITHRRDPIYHSTYTGRPPDEPAVLGVAMNEIFVPILKKQFPEIVDFYLPPEGCSYRMAVVTMKKQYPGHAKRVMMGVWSFLRQFMYTKFVIVCDDDVNARDWKDVIWAMTTRMDPARDTLLVENTPIDYLDFASPVSGLGSKMGMDATSKWPGETDREWGRAISMSPAVKQRVDEMWESLGISEQ; encoded by the coding sequence ATGAAATACCGCGACCTGCGTGACTTCCTGCAACAGCTCGAACAACTTGGCGAGCTCAAGCGCATCACCGCACCGGTGAACCCGAATCTGGAAATGACCGAGATCTGCGACCGCACCCTGCGTGCCGGCGGCCCGGCCCTGCTGTTTGAAAACCCGGTGGGCTTCGGCACCCCGGTGCTGGGCAACCTGTTCGGCACGGAACGGCGGGTGGCGCTGGGTATGGGCCGCGAGTCCGTGGAGGAGCTGCGTGAACTGGGTGAGCTGCTGGCATTCCTGAAGGAACCGGAACCGCCCAAGGGCATGCGCGATGCCTGGGAAAAACTGCCGGTGTTCCGCAAGGTGTTGAGCATGAGCCCCAAGCTACGCGGCTCCGGCCCCTGCCAGGAAAAGGTATTGGAAGGCGACGCTGTAGACCTCTACCAGCTACCGATCCAGACCTGCTGGCCCGGCGATGCTGGCCCGCTGGTCACCTGGCCGCTAGTGATCACCCGCGGCCCTAACAAGGAACGCCAGAACCTGGGCATCTATCGCCAACAGTTGATCGGTCGCAACAAGCTGATCATGCGCTGGCTCAGCCATCGCGGTGGCGCCCTGGATTTTCAGGAATGGCAGCAGCAACATCCCGGCGAGCCCTTCCCGGTGGCGGTGGCTCTCGGCGCCGATCCGGCCACGATCCTCGGCGCGGTCACCCCGGTACCGGACACCCTCAGCGAATATGCCTTTGCCGGCCTGCTGCGCGGCTCGAAAACCGAGCTAGTGGAATGCATCGGTAACGACCTGCAGGTGCCCGCCAGTGCCGAGTTCGTGCTGGAAGGCCATATTTACCCGGACGAGATGGCCGAGGAAGGCCCGTTCGGCGATCACACCGGCTATTACAATGAAGTGGAACGCTTCCCGGTATTCACCGTGGAGCGCATCACCCATCGCCGTGACCCGATCTATCACAGCACCTACACCGGTCGCCCACCGGATGAACCCGCCGTGCTGGGCGTGGCCATGAACGAGATCTTCGTGCCGATCCTGAAAAAGCAGTTTCCGGAAATCGTCGACTTCTACCTGCCCCCGGAAGGCTGCTCCTACCGCATGGCGGTGGTGACCATGAAGAAACAGTACCCGGGCCACGCCAAGCGGGTAATGATGGGGGTGTGGTCCTTCCTGCGCCAGTTCATGTACACCAAGTTCGTAATCGTTTGCGACGACGACGTGAACGCCCGCGACTGGAAGGACGTGATCTGGGCCATGACCACCCGCATGGACCCGGCCCGGGATACCCTGCTGGTGGAAAACACTCCCATCGACTATCTCGACTTCGCCTCTCCGGTATCGGGCCTGGGCTCCAAAATGGGCATGGACGCCACCAGCAAATGGCCCGGCGAAACCGACCGGGAGTGGGGCCGCGCCATCAGCATGAGCCCGGCGGTGAAGCAGCGGGTGGATGAGATGTGGGAAAGCCTGGGGATCAGTGAACAGTGA